One Olsenella sp. oral taxon 807 DNA segment encodes these proteins:
- a CDS encoding SPFH domain-containing protein: MFAFVVIVLICVIVLRGGLYVVPQQHCAAIERLGRFSGIANAGLHFKIPGIDKVRIISMMTQDERMTFDAKTKDNVTIELDVSIQFRVDGSPAADITQSGVYRCIYTLTDPVGQMKDYFADALRSEIPARSLEDVFIEKEAIASSIDHSVADKMLAYGYTVVATLITAIRLPKEVQESMNRIVASKNNLESATNDANAARQKTVIAAQAEAEAMRARGEGIARQRTAIAEGIKESLDTIRDSGVTSDEANSLFMFSQWTEMMVDISKNDASTIVLPSDYDRDVFAQMLTAQKASEHEKG; the protein is encoded by the coding sequence ATGTTTGCATTCGTCGTCATCGTTCTCATCTGCGTCATCGTGCTCAGAGGTGGGCTCTACGTGGTCCCGCAGCAGCACTGTGCCGCGATCGAGCGGCTCGGCAGGTTCAGCGGAATCGCCAACGCCGGACTTCACTTCAAGATCCCCGGCATCGACAAGGTCAGGATCATCAGCATGATGACGCAGGACGAGCGCATGACCTTTGACGCCAAGACCAAGGACAACGTTACCATCGAGCTCGACGTCTCCATCCAGTTTCGCGTCGACGGCTCGCCTGCTGCAGACATTACCCAATCCGGCGTCTATCGATGCATCTATACCCTTACCGATCCCGTCGGCCAGATGAAGGACTACTTTGCGGATGCGCTGCGCTCCGAGATCCCCGCCCGCAGCCTCGAGGACGTGTTTATCGAGAAGGAGGCCATCGCGAGTTCCATCGACCACTCGGTTGCAGACAAGATGCTCGCCTATGGCTACACTGTTGTCGCGACGCTCATCACGGCCATCCGGCTTCCCAAGGAGGTCCAGGAGTCGATGAACCGCATCGTTGCCTCCAAGAACAACCTCGAGAGCGCGACCAACGACGCCAATGCCGCCCGCCAGAAGACGGTCATCGCGGCACAGGCTGAGGCAGAGGCCATGCGTGCTCGTGGCGAGGGCATTGCGCGGCAGCGGACGGCCATCGCCGAGGGTATCAAGGAGTCGCTTGACACCATCCGCGATAGCGGTGTCACCAGTGACGAGGCTAACAGTCTGTTTATGTTCTCGCAGTGGACCGAGATGATGGTCGATATCAGCAAGAACGACGCCTCGACTATCGTATTGCCGTCGGACTACGATCGGGACGTCTTTGCCCAGATGCTCACAGCCCAGAAGGCGAGCGAACACGAGAAGGGGTAG